The proteins below come from a single Acidimicrobiia bacterium genomic window:
- a CDS encoding ABC transporter ATP-binding protein, which produces MLALKDVHFAYGDLPVLAGLDLTVGADERVALIGRSGSGKTTALRIVAGLLAPSRGTVVWDGEDLDGVPPHRRDFGLVFQDFALFPHLDVGRNVAFGLRMRQLPSADIESRVSKALEQVDLAGYERRRISELSGGQAQRVALARTLATGPRLLLLDEPLGSIDPALRRGLATDLAATLDGAGVPAIIVTHAIDDAFVLGDRVALLAGGRIVREGTPERVWEAPGTEAAARLLGLGDSVDVTVGRDGVRLGLHDGRVARAVIRPERVSIAADGDTEGVIVACVFRGPGHDVSVETAHGTVTARSPSPVPTGQTVRLHLPPEAFTLLDG; this is translated from the coding sequence GTGCTCGCGCTGAAAGACGTCCACTTTGCGTATGGGGACCTGCCGGTGCTCGCCGGGTTGGACCTGACCGTCGGGGCGGACGAGCGGGTGGCGCTGATCGGGCGGAGCGGCTCCGGCAAGACCACGGCCTTGCGGATCGTCGCCGGGCTGCTGGCGCCTTCACGCGGCACGGTCGTCTGGGACGGCGAGGATCTCGACGGCGTGCCTCCCCATCGTCGTGACTTCGGCCTGGTCTTCCAGGACTTCGCCCTGTTCCCCCACCTCGACGTCGGGCGTAACGTCGCCTTCGGTCTACGGATGCGTCAGCTGCCGTCGGCGGACATCGAATCGCGGGTCTCGAAGGCACTCGAACAGGTGGACCTCGCCGGGTACGAGCGGCGCCGGATCTCGGAGCTGTCCGGTGGCCAGGCACAACGGGTGGCGCTGGCCCGCACCCTCGCCACCGGCCCCCGCCTCCTCCTCCTCGACGAGCCCCTGGGGTCGATCGATCCCGCACTGCGTCGCGGGCTCGCCACCGACCTGGCGGCCACCCTCGACGGGGCGGGCGTGCCAGCGATCATCGTCACCCACGCCATCGACGACGCCTTCGTGCTCGGAGACCGGGTGGCCCTGCTCGCCGGTGGGCGAATCGTGCGCGAGGGAACCCCCGAGCGAGTCTGGGAAGCCCCCGGCACCGAAGCGGCGGCGCGGCTCCTCGGTCTCGGAGACTCGGTGGACGTGACGGTGGGAAGAGATGGCGTCAGGCTCGGACTCCACGACGGAAGGGTCGCCCGGGCCGTCATCCGCCCCGAACGCGTCTCGATCGCTGCCGACGGCGACACCGAGGGCGTCATCGTGGCCTGCGTGTTCCGAGGTCCGGGGCACGACGTGTCCGTCGAGACCGCGCACGGCACCGTGACGGCACGCTCGCCGTCGCCGGTCCCGACCGGTCAGACGGTGCGCCTGCACCTGCCGCCGGAGGCGTTCACCCTGCTCGACGGGTGA
- a CDS encoding YbaK/EbsC family protein: protein MTELPAASQRVVAAGAALGIVVEPRVFPEGTKTSTDAAAAIGCEVSQIVKSLVFVVDDEPVIALLRGDQRLDAARLASAVRGSAARRATLDEAREATGYAPGGTPPFGHARPLTVLADEGLRLHDELWAAAGTPTTVFPIALDDLILASGARWAVVAES, encoded by the coding sequence GTGACTGAACTGCCCGCCGCGTCCCAACGGGTGGTCGCCGCCGGTGCCGCACTGGGGATCGTGGTCGAGCCGCGGGTTTTCCCCGAGGGGACCAAGACCTCGACCGACGCCGCCGCCGCCATCGGCTGCGAGGTGTCGCAGATCGTCAAGTCCCTGGTCTTCGTGGTCGACGACGAGCCGGTGATCGCTCTGCTCCGCGGCGACCAACGGCTGGACGCGGCGCGGCTGGCATCCGCCGTCAGGGGGTCGGCGGCGCGCCGGGCCACCCTCGACGAGGCCCGCGAGGCCACCGGGTACGCGCCCGGCGGCACCCCGCCCTTCGGTCACGCCCGGCCGCTCACCGTGCTCGCCGACGAGGGCCTGCGGCTGCACGATGAGTTATGGGCAGCCGCAGGCACACCGACGACGGTGTTCCCGATTGCCCTCGACGATCTGATTCTGGCGTCGGGAGCGCGGTGGGCGGTGGTCGCCGAGTCGTAA